Below is a window of Deltaproteobacteria bacterium DNA.
TCAGCGCACCGTGGCGGTCGAGGGTCTCGCGGAAGGCCGGGCTGAGCGCCACCGCATCCCCCTCGCTGCGGGTTCGCCGGCGAAGATCGTCCCAGGCTGCCATGACCTCGGTGCGCTCCGCTGCGAACGCATCTACGGCGGTGCCGTGGCGCCAGCCGTTGACCGCATATTGGATTTCCCGGGCGATGCGCACGATGGCATTGTCGTTCGCTGCCGCCTGTGTTGCCGACACTGTCTGCGACAGTGTCGCAGACACTTGTGCCTCGCCTGCTGCGCGGCCTGCGGCCACCGCGCGGTCCCCGTCTGGCTCTTTCTGCGCTTCGCCGGCACCGCCTTGCCTCGCGCCGGCCGATGATCTGCGGCCGCTGCCGATATCGGCCCGCGCCGCCTCCCTCGCATCCCGCCATGCGCCGTCGGCGATGTAGTCGAGCGCCGCCTCCTTGGGCCGGGAGCGCGACCAGCGTTCGGCCAGATACGCCCGTACCTCGCTGTCCAGCACGGGCCGCTCCGCCTCGTCCTCGGGGAGGCTCTCGGCGATGTCGAAGACGATGGGCGAGCGGTTGACGTAGACGTCGATCCCCTCGCGGTGCCGGGTGGCGGCGGGATAGACGGTCTCGCGCGAGGGCCGGTCGTCGATCAGCAGGAACGCGCGATCCACCGTCAGCCCCTGGGCGGACGCGATGGTCATTGCATAGCCGTAGTCGATGCGGATGTTGTCGTGGTAGTCGCGGATCTCGTCGTGGCGGAACGAGACCCGCCGCCCGTCATCGGTGCGCGCGGTGATGTGAACGGAGACTTCTGCCTCGGGATCGCCCTTGTACGACTCTGAATCCCGCCCGGCGCGACCACTGGCTAGCCAGTTCCGGGCCTTGCGCGTGACCACCGCGCCTTCTACCCGTCGCACCTCGATGTCCTCGACGGTGACGACGGTGCCGTTGAAGAGCTGCTTCTGCCACTGTGTGGCGCCGATGCGGAGCCGGTCGCCGACGGCGATCTCAAGCGGCTCGGTCACCCGCCCGTCAAGGTCGCGGCTGACCTCGATCACCGCGCGCTTGATGTCGGTCCTTTCTCCGAGGACTCGCTCCCGCATGAGCCAGGAGAGCGCCCGCGCTTCTGCCTTCGTGCGTGCCAGCACCACGGCGGATTTGTGGGGCTCGGCGTTGGCGAGCCGCGCCCAGTCGTTGACCAGACCGGTCAGCGTTTTCTCTTCGTCGTAATGAAGATGCAGCCGGCCCCTGAGCTGCCACGCCTCGATGGCCTTCTCCGCTTCGCCGTCCCTGAGCGCCTCCGAGACCGCCACCTGCCACGGCGTGAACAGGGGCTTCTTCTCCATCGCCTCGTAGTCGGCGAGGATTCTTTTTTGCTCTTGCTGGTTGGTCAGTGCGGCTGCAAAGCGCGCCTGCTCCGGCGTCTCCTTGTGGACATGGACCAGCACGTCCTCCAGGTCCGCCTTCTGGCGCCTGATGCGGTCGACGCGCACGCTGCCGGCGACGTCACGGATCAGCCGCAACCCCGGCCCCGCCTCCACCGGCTGCTGCTGGCGGGTGTCGCCGGCGAACACCACCTTGGCCCCGTGGCGCTCGCAGAGTTGCAGGATGTGGTGCGCCTGGCGGGTCGACAGCATCCCCGCCTCGTCCACCACGATCAGGGTGTCGCGGCCGATCTCGAGCTGCCCCTTGGCCGCGAGCTTGAGCAGCTTGTCCACGCAGTAGGGACGCGCGTCGCAGTCGTCGCCGAGCGCCACGGCAGTCCGCCATGCGACGGCGGTGGGCACGATCTCGTAGCCGTGCTCCCTGTGAAGGTCGGTGATGGGCCTGAGCGTGGTGGTCTTGCCCGAGCCCGCCGCCCCCTCGATCACGGCCACACGGCCGCCCATCGCGGTGGCATGGCGAATGGCCATGGATT
It encodes the following:
- a CDS encoding relaxase domain-containing protein, with the translated sequence MVATLAQAASAAYYLESQRSFRHPNEYYTAGEEPDGVWFNPKGLLGLENGGKVDSGDFHRLYHGFAPDGSTRLTRNAGSEQRSAGLDMTFSADKSVSALWAVADPELRARIEDAHNDAARVALEETVLRYCSYTRIRDREGRIKVLPADIPVAMFQHGTSRENDPQLHTHCVIFNAARTRDDGKWRAMHQYPAYSWAKAAGAVYRNALAWNLRERLGVTMEQYGPDAAFTRIEGMPEDLQAFWSKRRKTIVAKAGELGIPARGNASRMAGVNKLTRAGKSYDNDPEIRHGRWRDEAQGFVEREELIRSVTGREVEIGREKIRELTARLDDLPAHLAREEAVFRRPDMVEAAANAAAGLIGAQALKTAIERLRRNPEIERLEPKKPTAESLAGMAHTEVYSTRHNLGLEQAVKDMAEAMASDTGHALPEQAVKEKVEALLADGYPLSQEQSMAIRHATAMGGRVAVIEGAAGSGKTTTLRPITDLHREHGYEIVPTAVAWRTAVALGDDCDARPYCVDKLLKLAAKGQLEIGRDTLIVVDEAGMLSTRQAHHILQLCERHGAKVVFAGDTRQQQPVEAGPGLRLIRDVAGSVRVDRIRRQKADLEDVLVHVHKETPEQARFAAALTNQQEQKRILADYEAMEKKPLFTPWQVAVSEALRDGEAEKAIEAWQLRGRLHLHYDEEKTLTGLVNDWARLANAEPHKSAVVLARTKAEARALSWLMRERVLGERTDIKRAVIEVSRDLDGRVTEPLEIAVGDRLRIGATQWQKQLFNGTVVTVEDIEVRRVEGAVVTRKARNWLASGRAGRDSESYKGDPEAEVSVHITARTDDGRRVSFRHDEIRDYHDNIRIDYGYAMTIASAQGLTVDRAFLLIDDRPSRETVYPAATRHREGIDVYVNRSPIVFDIAESLPEDEAERPVLDSEVRAYLAERWSRSRPKEAALDYIADGAWRDAREAARADIGSGRRSSAGARQGGAGEAQKEPDGDRAVAAGRAAGEAQVSATLSQTVSATQAAANDNAIVRIAREIQYAVNGWRHGTAVDAFAAERTEVMAAWDDLRRRTRSEGDAVALSPAFRETLDRHGAL